The DNA window GGGTATGATCATATTACAAGTGCTATTGGAGGAGCATTAGCTGCAAGTCATGGGGTAGATTTCCTATGTTATGTTACACCAGCAGAACATTTAAGACTTCCAAATTTAGAAGATATGAAGGAAGGAATCATTGCAACAAGAATCGCTGCCCATGCAGGAGATTTAGGAAAAAATATCAAAGGTGCAAAGCAGTGGGATGATGCAATGAGTAAAGCAAGACAAGAACTAGATTGGGAAAAAATGTTTGAACTAGCTATGGACCCTGAAAAAGCTATAAGATATAGAAAAGAATCATTACCAGCCCATGAAGATAGCTGTACTATGTGTGGAAAAATGTGCTCTATGAGAAATATGAACAAAGTAATGGAAGGAAAAAATATTAATATATTGAGAGAAGATGACTAAATGCTTTTTTTGATAACCAATCGAAAAATTATAAAAAAGGGAACATTCATAGAAGTAATAAAAAAAGCAGTAGCGGGTGGCGTAGAGGGTGTTATTTTAAGAGAAAAGGATTTAACTTATGATGAGTTATTACCTATAGCTCAAGAAATAAAAAAAATTACAAAAGAAAAAAATATTTTATTGATTATTAATCGAAATCTCGAAGTAGCAAAAACTGTAGGTGCAGAAGGATTTCATATAGGATTTCATGATTTGATGATAGGTAAACCTGATTGGGAAGGTCGTTTAGGTGTTTCTGTTCATAGTTTAGAAGAAGCTATTTTAGCAGAAAAAAATGGAGCAGATTATTTACTTGCTAGTCATGTATATGCAACAGATTGTAAAAAAGGATTAGCACCTAGAGGGGTAAATTTTATAAAAGAAATAAAAGAAAATGTAAATATTCCAGTTATCGCTTTAGGAGGGATCAACCCTGAAAATACAAGGGAAGTTCTTTCAACAGGGATAGAAGGGATTGCTGTTATGTCTTCTATTATGGCAGTAGAAGACCCTTGTGCAGCAGCTCAAATGTTTAAAAACAAGATAGGTAGTGTCTAGAAAAAAATATTTATTCAAAATATATTGACAAAAACAGAAAAAGTTGGTAAAATTACGACAATATACGTACACATCAAAACATTAAAACTTTAAAGCGATGAAGGAGAGGAAAAATACAAATTTGTTTTCAGAGAGTTGGTGGATGGTGTGAACCAACAGCAAATGTATATAATATTTACTCCTGAGTACAATGCTGAAAGATTTTTTTGAGTAAGCTGAGTCGGAAGCAACCGTTAATATGCAAAGGTCTTAGACCTTATGAGATTATGTAGAAATACATAAAAAAAGGGTGGTACCGTGAGATAAGCTTCTTGCCCCTTTATCCTAGATGGATAGAGGGCGGGAAGTTTTTTTATTTAAAAAACATTATTAAGGAGGAGTTAAAAATGACATTAAGTGTTATTGTAGCATTCACGGCAATTCTCTTGGTACTGGCCATTGGAGAAGTTGTATCTACAAAAACAAAAGCATTTGTTCCATCTGTATTTGTTTCAGCGGTCTTATTTTTAATTGGATTTTGGACTATTTTTCCTAAAGATTTGATTGATCAAGGTTCTTTTGTAAAACCAGTTGTTTATGTATCTATGTATTTATTGTTAACACATATGGGAACTTTGATGAGTATTAAAGAATTGTTTGCACAATGGAGAACCTTTGTAATAGCTATTTCTGGTATAGTAGGAATTTGTGCAATGACATTAACCATTGGAAAAGCATTTTTCGGATGGCAAACAGTCGTTGTAGCAACACCACCCCTTACTGGGGGAGTTGTGGCATCTATTTTAATGTCTAATGCAGCAAATGATTTAGGAATGACAAGTCTTGCAGTACTTGCAACTTGTATGTATATTATGCAGGGCTTTGCAGGATATCCTATTACAGCATTGTGTTTAAAAAAGGAAGCAAATCGAGTAAGAAATTTGTATATGGAGAAAAAAGCAAGTGGAGAATTAGATGCGGCAGCAGAGATGGCAGCAGGAAAGGATCAGAAAAAGCTTATTCCACCCCTTCCTGAAAAGTATCAAACTTCTTATATGATTTTACTGAAATTAGGAATAGTTGCATGTGTTGCACACTTTGTTGCACCATATATTCATTTGAATGAATTTGTTGTTTGCTTAATCTTTGGTGTGGTTGGTTGTGAAATAGGATTCCTTGAATCTAGAGCACTCAACAAAGCCAACGCTTTTGGATGGTTGATGACAGTGCTTATGGCATTTATTTTTGCAAGTCTATCTAAAGCAACACCAGCAATGCTTGCTGAAATTGTAGGACCTTTATTAGGAATTATTGTTTTAGGGGTTGTAGGAATGGCAATTGTATCTATGTTTGTAGGAAAACTTTTGGGATATACAAAAGAAATGGCATTTTCTGTAGCTTTGACAGCTCTATTTGGTTTTCCAGCAGACTATATTTTAACCATTGAGGCAGTAAAATCTGTATGTGAGACAGATGAAGAAAAGGAATATGTATTAGATGATATGCTACCTAAGATGCTTGTAGGTGGATTTACAACTGTAACCATTGCTTCTGTTATTATTGCAGGAGTCTTTGTGAAAATGATATAGAAGATAGGTATATGAACCTTCGCCACCATCTTTTTTAGATAGTGAGGAGGTTTTATATATTAATAAAATAAATTTAAATATAGATAAGGGGAATGATTATGAACATGAAGGAGTTAGCACAAAAGAACAAACAATATGTGATTGATCTAAGGAGGGAATTCCATAAGCATCCTGAACCAAGCTGGAAGGAAGTTAGAACTTCAAAAAGAATCAAAGAAGAACTTGATAAGATGGGGATTTCTTATATAGCTGTAGCAGGTACAGGGATTGTAGCAACAATAGAAGGGAAAAACAAAGGAAAGACTGTAGCATTAAGAGCTGATATTGATGCATTACAAGTAAATGAAGCAAATGATGTTCCTTATAAATCTCAAAATGAAGGGATTATGCATGCTTGTGGTCATGATGGTCATGGTGCGATGCTTTTAGGAGCAGCTAAAATATTAAATGAGAGCAAAGAAAGAATCAAGGGAACAGTGAAATTATTTTTTCAGCCTGCAGAGGAATTAGCTGAGGGAGCAGAAAAAATGGTTGCAGAAGGAGTTATGGAAGGGGTAGATGGTGTGTTTGGCATCCATCTATGGAGCGATATACCTTGTGGAACTGTATCTGTAGAGGAAGGTCCTCGTATGGCATCTGCAGACTTGTTTAAAATTAAAGTAGTTGGCAAAGGTGGACATGGATCTTTACCTCATCAAGGAGTTGATGCAGTAGTTGCAGCTTCTGCCATTGTAATGGATTTACAATCTGTTGTAAGCAGGGAAATAAGTCCTTTAGAATCAGCTGTTGTAAGTGTAGGGAAATTCGTGGGGGGAACAAGATTTAATGTAATTGCTGATGAAGCAGTTTTGGAAGGAACAACAAGATGCTTTAATAATGAAATAAGAAAAGATTTCCCTAAAATGCTTGAGAGAATAGCTAAAAATACAGCAGCAAGTTATAGAGCAGAAGCAGAGCTTGAGTATACGCCTGGTACACCTGCAACAATCAATGAAGCAGTTTGTTCAGGGATTGCTGAAAAATCTGTAGAGAAGTTATTAGGTAAAGAAGGCGTTATAAAAATGGAGAAAGTTACAGGTGGAGAAGATTTTGCAATGTACCTAGAGAAAGCACCAGGGGTAATCGCTTTTGTTGGAATAAGAAATGAAGAAAAATCGGCAGATTATCCACATCACCATCCAAGATTTAATATGGATGAAGATGCACTACCAATTGGATCAGCTCTCTATGCACAGTTTGCAGTAGATTTTTTAAATGAAAAATAAGATTTAAGCCTAGGATAGGCCTAGGCTTAAATTTTTTATAGCATAAATTCATTTTCTATATATTTAATTTTTTTAACGATTTTTGTGGCAATTTTAAAGCTTTTCTCATCAATTGATTGGTCTAAAAGCTGTCGAAGTTTTAATAGCTCTTCTTTTTTCATTTCAATTAATTCTTTTATATCTATATGATCAGAAGTATTTGAGGATAGATTGATTGGTTTGCTTTCTTTTGAGGTTAGATAAACTTCTCCTTCTAAAAATTCAGCATGGCGTTTGACTGCGATATAAATTTCGTTTTTCAAATTTGTCAATTTACCTGTTAGGAAATAATCTTTAAGGATTTTTTGTCTGATATCATTATACAGCTTTTGATTAGATAACTGCTCCATTCCGTGTATAAAAGGAACGCGAGATACAAATAATAATTTTTTCATTATAAAAACTCCTTAATTAAATAATCAAAAAAATATATAGTAATCATGAAAAATAGAATCTCCTTATATATAGTATTGTTTGAAAATAGATTTTTCTCTCATTTATATAATGGGCATTAAGATAGATATTGGTTAACGTTTTGATTGAGTGGATGGTTTGTATATGACTTTAGTAATGAACGCAGAGGACATTTCTAGTTTTTGTGATGCTATTTTTAGGTAAATGTTCTCTCCTTTATAAATTTAAGAAAGTAAGTATATAAAAAAGTGGATTGGAGATACTTACTACTAGATTTAATGATTAGGAGGGATGTTTATGTTAAAATCTGTTATTCACGGAGATGTGAGAAATCAAACAGGTTCTAATGTATGTCACCGCATAAGAAATGCTGGTCATGTGCCGGCGGTAGTATATGGATACAACGTAAATACAAGGGCAATCGAATTAGATAAAAAGGAAATAGACCACATTATAAGAAGCTATGGAACAAATGTACTTTTCGATTTGCAGGTAGGGGATAATCATTCAAGTGTTATGATCAAGGAGATTCAAAGAAATCCATTAACGAATGAAATAAGACATATAGATTTGCAGACTATAGCTAGTAATAAGGCAATACATACAACAGTACCTATTAGATTAATAGGAAAAGAAAAAGTAGAATCAAGTATCGGTGTTGTACAGCAGCAGTTAAGAGAAGTACATATTGAATGCTTACCAGATCATATTCCTGAGAGTTTGGAAATAGATATATCATCATTAGCACCTGGAAATCCTTTAAAGATAGCAGATGTAGAGTTTGGTAAAGAAATCAGCATATTAAATGAAGATTATGAAGTTGTTGCTGCCCTTACAAAAGCAGAAAAGATTATGGAAGAGACAGAAGAGGCGGATTTATTAGAGACGATTGTAGGAACACCTGAAGACTTAAAGTAGGTAAAATAGATGCCTGCTTTATTTTTTATTTTTATAAGAAGGGTAACTTCTCTTGCAAAAGGAATAAATTTACATTTGACACCTTT is part of the Crassaminicella profunda genome and encodes:
- a CDS encoding M20 family metallopeptidase, which codes for MNMKELAQKNKQYVIDLRREFHKHPEPSWKEVRTSKRIKEELDKMGISYIAVAGTGIVATIEGKNKGKTVALRADIDALQVNEANDVPYKSQNEGIMHACGHDGHGAMLLGAAKILNESKERIKGTVKLFFQPAEELAEGAEKMVAEGVMEGVDGVFGIHLWSDIPCGTVSVEEGPRMASADLFKIKVVGKGGHGSLPHQGVDAVVAASAIVMDLQSVVSREISPLESAVVSVGKFVGGTRFNVIADEAVLEGTTRCFNNEIRKDFPKMLERIAKNTAASYRAEAELEYTPGTPATINEAVCSGIAEKSVEKLLGKEGVIKMEKVTGGEDFAMYLEKAPGVIAFVGIRNEEKSADYPHHHPRFNMDEDALPIGSALYAQFAVDFLNEK
- a CDS encoding 50S ribosomal protein L25, with product MLKSVIHGDVRNQTGSNVCHRIRNAGHVPAVVYGYNVNTRAIELDKKEIDHIIRSYGTNVLFDLQVGDNHSSVMIKEIQRNPLTNEIRHIDLQTIASNKAIHTTVPIRLIGKEKVESSIGVVQQQLREVHIECLPDHIPESLEIDISSLAPGNPLKIADVEFGKEISILNEDYEVVAALTKAEKIMEETEEADLLETIVGTPEDLK
- the thiE gene encoding thiamine phosphate synthase → MLFLITNRKIIKKGTFIEVIKKAVAGGVEGVILREKDLTYDELLPIAQEIKKITKEKNILLIINRNLEVAKTVGAEGFHIGFHDLMIGKPDWEGRLGVSVHSLEEAILAEKNGADYLLASHVYATDCKKGLAPRGVNFIKEIKENVNIPVIALGGINPENTREVLSTGIEGIAVMSSIMAVEDPCAAAQMFKNKIGSV